A section of the Triticum dicoccoides isolate Atlit2015 ecotype Zavitan chromosome 7A, WEW_v2.0, whole genome shotgun sequence genome encodes:
- the LOC119331694 gene encoding uncharacterized protein LOC119331694: MATARPLGVRLLVGAEAPTPLQDSAEDAAAFLALPVSLLGKECLMDSAGNLYARVEALPRAGASAGEDALLRAPAGAVVVGSAQRLLALAGAMRVAERLAGRTAPADRAEPSTAADMDIDSGGDAVSSSHSGRDSGAKRRRGGGVDEAPCVLQRPAKRRILAWRVRRYRSLVAKAKATARRARIRAVRRRAPAWKCVQRQLARATLSCDGLHRWSPGGAGGGGGAG, translated from the coding sequence ATGGCGACGGCGCGGCCGCTCGGCGTGAGGCTCCTCGTCGGCGCCGAGGCGCCGACGCCCCTCCAGGATTCGGCCGAGGACGCCGCGGCCTTCCTCGCCCTGCCGGTCAGCCTGCTCGGCAAGGAGTGCCTGATGGACAGCGCCGGCAACCTCTACGCCAGGGTCGAGGCCCTGCCCCGCGCGGGCGCGAGCGCGGGAGAGGACGCGCTCCTCCGCGCGCCGGCGGGCGCGGTCGTCGTCGGCTCCGCCCAGCGCCTGCTCGCCCTCGCCGGGGCAATGAGAGTGGCGGAGCGGCTGGCCGGCCGGACGGCCCCCGCGGACCGCGCCGAGCCGAGCACCGCGGCCGACATGGACATCGACTCCGGCGGGGACGCCGTCTCCTCGAGCCATTCGGGCAGGGATTCGGGCGCCAaaaggaggcgcggcggcggcgtcgaCGAAGCGCCATGCGTGCTCCAGAGGCCCGCGAAGCGCCGGATCCTCGCGTGGAGGGTGCGCCGGTACcggtccctggtggccaaggccaaGGCGACGGCGAGGAGGGCCAGGATCCGGGCGGTGAGGAGGAGGGCGCCCGCTTGGAAGTGCGTCCAGCGGCAGCTCGCGCGCGCCACCCTGAGCTGCGACGGCCTGCACAGATGGAGCCCCGGCGGCgccggcggtggaggaggagctggTTAG